One Panicum virgatum strain AP13 chromosome 9K, P.virgatum_v5, whole genome shotgun sequence genomic region harbors:
- the LOC120647488 gene encoding 50S ribosomal protein L5, chloroplastic-like, which produces MAATAVTVPSSGVPFPVSNTAARRCLLLPSPIPRRALRVVASAAAEAPPKPTQPPTSPSGIVLVDPAEAQRVHRLKAVYDQKVVPLITEEFGYTNVHQVPKVEKIVVNCGLGAEAGNSKGLEAAMKDLANITGQWPVKTKAKKSVASFKIREGNTIGIAVTLRGKIMYNFLDRLLNLGLPRTMDFLGVNPNSFDGHGNYSLGLRDQGVFPEIPYEVGGKKNGMDVCIVTTAKTDNEAFRLLALLGMPFSENIKPDVVIRKKRLKRHHFLSKGKGKGGRK; this is translated from the exons CCTTCCCCGTCTCCAACACCGCCGCACGGCGCTGCCTGCTTCTCCCTTCCCCGATTCCCCGCCGAGCTCTCCGCGTCGtcgcctccgcggccgccgaggcgccgcccaagccgacgcagccgccgaCCTCGCCCTCCGGCATCGTGCTCGTAGACCCCGCCGAGGCCCAGAGGGTGCACCGTCTCAAGGCCGTCTACGACCAGAAGGTCGTCCCGCTCATCACCGAGGAGTTCGGCTACACCAATGTCCACCAG GTGCCCAAGGTTGAGAAGATTGTGGTGAACTGCGGCCTGGGCGCCGAGGCGGGGAACTCCAAGGGGCTGGAGGCCGCCATGAAGGACCTCGCCAATATCACCGGCCAATGGCCCGTCAAGACCAAGGCCAAGAAGTCAGTGGCCAGCTTCAAGATCCGTGAGGGAAACACCATCGGTATCGCAGTTACCCTCCGCGGCAAG ATAATGTACAACTTCCTGGATAGGCTCCTCAACCTTGGGCTTCCTAGGACCATGGACTTTCTCGGCGTCAACCCCAACAGCTTCGACGGGCACGGCAACTACAGTCTTGGCCTCCGTGATCAGGGCGTGTTCCCTGAGATCCCCTACGAGGTGGGTGGGAAGAAGAACGGCATGGACGTGTGCATTGTCACCACCGCCAAGACGGACAACGAGGCCTTCAGGCTGCTCGCCCTCCTTGGCATGCCGTTCTCGGAGAACATCAAGCCTGACGTGGTGATCCGGAAGAAGAGGTTGAAGCGCCACCACTTCTtgagcaagggcaagggcaagggaggaagaaagtga